In Kitasatospora sp. NBC_00240, the following are encoded in one genomic region:
- a CDS encoding carbohydrate ABC transporter permease, whose product MAAKEPQMRTIVPQTQLDRPLGKAVYWTVLTVVVVVFTLVFIGPLYWLVTGGLKSTQEVVQSPPTFFPSKIHWDTYATAWSQLKIGRLLFNTCYYAFGALAFQLVFDVAAAYSLSKLRPVLGNLILGMMLATLMIPSAVLIVPQYLTVLDLPLLHLNLISTPWAIWLPTVANAFNIFLLKRFFDSIPQDLLAAAAIDGASPLRTLRSIVLPMSKPILGVVSIFAVVNVWKDFLWPMLVQPNPADQTLNIGIRSLATGVPQNVIIAALAIASAPTILFFLVFQRSIMSGLTSGGLKG is encoded by the coding sequence ATGGCAGCCAAAGAACCGCAGATGCGGACGATCGTCCCGCAGACCCAGCTCGACCGGCCGCTCGGGAAGGCCGTCTACTGGACGGTCCTGACCGTCGTGGTGGTCGTCTTCACCCTGGTCTTCATCGGCCCGCTGTACTGGCTGGTGACCGGTGGCCTGAAGTCCACCCAGGAGGTGGTCCAGAGCCCGCCGACGTTCTTCCCGTCCAAGATCCACTGGGACACCTACGCGACCGCCTGGAGCCAGCTCAAGATCGGCCGGCTGCTCTTCAACACCTGCTACTACGCGTTCGGCGCGCTCGCCTTCCAGCTGGTCTTCGACGTGGCCGCCGCCTACTCGCTCTCCAAGCTGCGGCCGGTGCTCGGCAACCTCATCCTCGGGATGATGCTCGCGACGCTGATGATCCCGTCGGCGGTGCTGATCGTGCCGCAGTACCTGACCGTGCTGGACCTGCCGCTGCTGCACCTCAACCTGATCAGCACCCCCTGGGCGATCTGGCTGCCGACCGTCGCCAACGCCTTCAACATCTTCCTGCTGAAGCGTTTCTTCGACTCGATCCCGCAGGACCTGCTGGCCGCCGCCGCCATCGACGGGGCCTCCCCGCTGCGGACCCTGCGCTCGATCGTGCTGCCGATGTCCAAGCCGATCCTCGGCGTGGTGTCGATCTTCGCCGTGGTGAACGTCTGGAAGGACTTCCTCTGGCCGATGCTGGTCCAGCCGAACCCGGCCGACCAGACCCTCAACATCGGCATCAGGTCGCTCGCCACCGGCGTCCCGCAGAACGTCATCATCGCCGCGCTGGCGATCGCCTCGGCGCCGACCATCCTCTTCTTCCTGGTCTTCCAGCGCAGCATCATGTCGGGCCTGACCTCCGGCGGCCTCAAGGGCTGA
- a CDS encoding discoidin domain-containing protein: MAALASASLLIVAGPLLPAHAAGGPNLAAGKAVSASSATDGRAAGFINDGDQNSYWESSNNALPQWVQVDLGSSTSIDELVLKLPSGWETRTETLAVQGSADGTSFTTITSGATYSFSPGNSNTVKISFPATNTRFVRLAISANTGWPAAQISELEVHGTTSTSGNLALGRTLSSSSTSQSYSAANANDGNQASYWESSNNALPQWIQADLGSAVPVNKLVLKLPGGWETRTQTLTVQTSNDGTTFSDLVASAAYVFNPASGNTVTLNLNTTTARFVRLKVTANTAWPAAQLSEFEIYGPATGDTQAPTAPSGLAYTQPAAGQIKLTWNAASDNTGVTGYDIYADNTLVSSVAGNVLTYTDSRPDSATVSYFVKAKDAAGNQSGSSNTVTRTGASGDTQAPSAPSALAFTQPASGQVKLTWGASADNTGVTGYDVYAGGALRGSVAGNVLTYTDSQPDTATVSYFVKAKDAAGNQSASSNTVVRTGNGGGGGTNLAGGKPISANSSVFTFVAANANDNDTATYWEGSGGSYPNTLTTQLGSNAVVNSVVVKLNPAAAWATRTQTIEVLGREQSASGFTSISAAKSYTFDPASGNTVTIPVSATVADVQLKITANSGSSAGQVAEFQVIGTPAPNPDLLVTATSASPALPVETDPVTLSATVKNNGTAASGATSVNLYLGATKVGTAQVGALAAGASSTVSVSAGLQNAGSYQVIAKVDEANAVIEQDETNNTYTNPAALVVAQVASSDLVAAPVSWTPGNPAAGNNVTFTAAIKNQGTVASAGGAHSVTLTVADATTGSVVKTLTGSYTGAIAPGATSTPVNLGSWTAGNGKYTVKTVIANDANELPVKQANNTSSQPLYVGRGANMPYDTYEAEDGVLGGGAAVVGPNRTVGDLAGEASGRKAVTLNSTGSSVEFTTKASTNTLVTRFSIPDAAGGDGINSTLNVYVNGSFLKAIDLTSKYAWLYGNETGPGNSPGAGGPRHIYDEANILLGTTVPAGSKIKLQKDAANTTNYAIDFVSLEQATAIPNPDPAKYVVPTGFAQGDVQAALDKVRMDTTGNLVGVYLPAGDYQTANKFQVYGKAVKVVGAGPWFTRFYAPTDQSNTDVGFRAQSTANGSTFSGFGYFGNYTSRIDGPGKVFDFANVSGITIDNIWTEHMICMYWGANTDSMVIKNSRIRDTFADGINMTNGSTDNLVSNNEARSTGDDSFALFSAIDAGGADEKNNIFENLSTILTWRAAGVAVYGGYDNTFRNIYIADTLVYSGITISSLDFGYAMNGFGTIPTNLQNISIVRAGGHFWGSQTFGGIWVFSASKVFQGIRVSDVDIVDPTYHGIMFQTNYSGGQPQNPITDTVFTNISITGAQKSGDAFDAKSGIGVWANEAAESGQGPAVGSVTFNNLRMSNNFQNIKNTTSTFTLTVNP; encoded by the coding sequence ATGGCCGCGCTGGCCTCGGCCAGCCTGCTGATCGTCGCCGGCCCGCTCCTGCCCGCGCATGCCGCGGGCGGCCCCAACCTGGCGGCCGGCAAGGCCGTCTCCGCCAGCAGCGCGACCGACGGCCGGGCCGCGGGCTTCATCAACGACGGTGACCAGAACTCCTACTGGGAGAGCAGCAACAACGCGCTCCCGCAGTGGGTCCAGGTCGACCTCGGCAGCAGCACCAGCATCGACGAGCTCGTCCTGAAGCTCCCCAGCGGCTGGGAGACGCGCACCGAGACGCTCGCCGTCCAGGGCAGCGCCGACGGCACCAGCTTCACCACCATCACCAGCGGGGCGACGTACTCGTTCAGCCCGGGCAACAGCAACACCGTGAAGATCTCCTTCCCGGCGACCAACACCCGGTTCGTCCGGCTGGCGATCTCGGCCAACACCGGCTGGCCGGCGGCGCAGATCTCCGAGTTGGAGGTGCACGGCACCACCAGCACCAGCGGCAACCTGGCGCTGGGCCGGACCCTTTCGTCCAGCAGCACCTCGCAGAGCTACTCGGCGGCCAACGCCAACGACGGCAACCAGGCGAGCTACTGGGAGAGCAGCAACAACGCACTCCCGCAGTGGATCCAGGCCGACCTCGGCTCGGCCGTGCCGGTCAACAAGCTGGTGCTGAAGCTGCCCGGCGGCTGGGAGACCCGGACCCAGACGCTGACCGTCCAGACCAGCAACGACGGCACCACCTTCTCGGACCTGGTGGCCTCCGCCGCCTACGTGTTCAACCCGGCGTCCGGCAACACGGTGACGCTCAACCTGAACACCACCACGGCCCGGTTCGTCCGGCTGAAGGTCACCGCGAACACCGCCTGGCCGGCCGCCCAGCTGTCCGAGTTCGAGATCTACGGCCCGGCCACCGGCGACACCCAGGCGCCGACCGCGCCCTCGGGCCTGGCGTACACCCAGCCGGCCGCCGGCCAGATCAAGCTGACCTGGAACGCCGCCAGCGACAACACCGGTGTCACCGGCTACGACATCTACGCCGACAACACGCTGGTCAGCAGTGTCGCGGGCAACGTCCTGACCTACACCGACAGCCGCCCGGACAGCGCCACCGTCTCGTACTTCGTCAAGGCGAAGGACGCGGCCGGCAACCAGTCCGGGAGCAGCAACACCGTCACCCGGACGGGTGCCTCCGGCGACACCCAGGCGCCGTCCGCGCCCTCGGCGCTGGCGTTCACCCAGCCCGCTTCCGGCCAGGTCAAGCTGACCTGGGGCGCGTCCGCCGACAACACCGGTGTGACCGGCTACGACGTGTACGCGGGCGGTGCCCTGCGCGGCAGCGTGGCGGGCAACGTGCTGACGTACACGGACAGCCAGCCCGACACCGCGACCGTCTCGTACTTCGTGAAGGCGAAGGACGCGGCCGGCAACCAGTCCGCCAGCAGCAACACCGTGGTGCGGACCGGCAACGGCGGTGGCGGCGGCACCAACCTGGCCGGCGGTAAGCCGATCTCGGCCAACTCCAGCGTCTTCACCTTCGTCGCGGCGAACGCCAACGACAACGACACCGCGACCTACTGGGAGGGTTCGGGCGGCAGCTACCCCAACACCCTGACCACCCAGCTGGGTTCGAACGCGGTCGTGAACTCGGTCGTGGTCAAGCTCAACCCGGCGGCCGCCTGGGCCACCCGGACCCAGACCATCGAGGTGCTCGGCCGCGAGCAGAGCGCGAGCGGCTTCACCAGCATCTCGGCGGCGAAGTCGTACACCTTCGACCCGGCCTCGGGCAACACGGTGACCATCCCGGTGTCCGCCACGGTGGCCGACGTCCAGCTGAAGATCACTGCCAACTCGGGCTCCTCGGCCGGTCAGGTCGCCGAGTTCCAGGTGATCGGCACCCCGGCGCCGAACCCGGACCTCCTGGTCACCGCCACCTCGGCCTCGCCCGCCTTGCCGGTCGAGACCGACCCGGTCACGCTGTCCGCCACCGTGAAGAACAACGGCACCGCGGCCTCCGGCGCGACCAGCGTCAACCTGTACCTCGGCGCCACCAAGGTCGGCACCGCCCAGGTCGGCGCGCTGGCCGCGGGCGCGTCCAGCACCGTCTCGGTCTCCGCCGGCCTGCAGAACGCCGGCAGCTACCAGGTGATCGCCAAGGTAGACGAGGCCAACGCCGTCATCGAGCAGGACGAGACCAATAACACCTACACCAACCCGGCCGCGCTGGTGGTCGCCCAGGTCGCCAGCTCGGACCTGGTCGCCGCGCCGGTCAGCTGGACCCCGGGCAACCCGGCGGCCGGCAACAACGTCACCTTCACGGCGGCGATCAAGAACCAGGGCACGGTCGCCTCGGCGGGCGGCGCGCACAGCGTCACCCTGACCGTCGCGGACGCCACCACCGGCAGCGTGGTGAAGACCCTGACCGGCTCCTACACCGGTGCCATCGCCCCCGGCGCCACCAGCACCCCGGTGAACCTGGGCAGCTGGACCGCCGGCAACGGCAAGTACACCGTGAAGACGGTGATCGCCAACGACGCCAACGAGCTGCCGGTCAAGCAGGCCAACAACACCAGCAGCCAGCCCCTGTACGTCGGCCGCGGCGCCAACATGCCGTACGACACCTACGAGGCGGAGGACGGCGTCCTCGGCGGCGGCGCGGCCGTGGTCGGCCCGAACCGTACGGTCGGCGACCTGGCCGGCGAGGCGTCCGGCCGCAAGGCCGTCACCCTCAACTCCACCGGCAGCTCGGTGGAGTTCACCACCAAGGCCAGCACCAACACGCTGGTCACCCGGTTCTCCATCCCGGACGCGGCCGGCGGCGACGGCATCAACTCCACGCTGAACGTCTACGTCAACGGCAGCTTCCTCAAGGCCATCGACCTGACCTCCAAGTACGCGTGGCTGTACGGCAACGAGACCGGCCCCGGCAACTCGCCGGGTGCGGGCGGCCCGCGCCACATCTACGACGAGGCGAACATCCTGCTCGGGACGACCGTCCCGGCCGGCAGCAAGATCAAGCTGCAGAAGGACGCCGCCAACACCACCAACTACGCGATCGACTTCGTGAGCCTGGAGCAGGCCACCGCGATCCCCAACCCGGACCCGGCCAAGTACGTGGTGCCGACCGGCTTCGCGCAGGGCGACGTGCAGGCCGCCCTGGACAAGGTCCGGATGGACACCACCGGCAACCTGGTGGGCGTCTACCTGCCGGCCGGTGACTACCAGACCGCGAACAAGTTCCAGGTCTACGGCAAGGCCGTGAAGGTCGTCGGGGCGGGCCCCTGGTTCACCCGGTTCTACGCGCCGACCGACCAGTCCAACACGGACGTGGGCTTCCGCGCCCAGTCGACGGCCAACGGCTCCACCTTCTCCGGGTTCGGCTACTTCGGGAACTACACCTCCCGGATCGACGGCCCCGGCAAGGTGTTCGACTTCGCCAACGTCTCGGGCATCACGATCGACAACATCTGGACCGAGCACATGATCTGCATGTACTGGGGTGCCAACACCGACTCCATGGTGATCAAGAACTCGCGGATCCGGGACACCTTCGCCGACGGCATCAACATGACCAACGGCAGCACCGACAACCTCGTCAGCAACAACGAGGCCCGCTCGACCGGTGACGACAGCTTCGCGCTGTTCTCCGCCATCGACGCCGGCGGCGCGGACGAGAAGAACAACATCTTCGAGAACCTCAGCACCATCCTGACCTGGCGCGCGGCCGGTGTCGCGGTCTACGGCGGGTACGACAACACCTTCCGCAACATCTACATCGCCGACACCCTGGTCTACTCGGGCATCACCATCAGCTCGCTGGACTTCGGGTACGCCATGAACGGCTTCGGCACCATCCCGACCAACCTGCAGAACATCTCCATCGTCCGGGCCGGCGGCCACTTCTGGGGGTCGCAGACCTTCGGCGGCATCTGGGTCTTCTCGGCCTCCAAGGTGTTCCAGGGCATCCGGGTGAGTGACGTCGACATCGTCGACCCGACGTACCACGGCATCATGTTCCAGACGAACTACTCCGGCGGCCAGCCGCAGAACCCGATCACCGACACCGTCTTCACCAACATCTCGATCACCGGAGCCCAGAAGAGCGGCGACGCCTTCGACGCCAAGTCCGGCATCGGGGTCTGGGCCAACGAGGCGGCCGAGTCCGGCCAGGGCCCGGCGGTCGGCTCGGTGACCTTCAACAACCTCCGGATGAGCAACAACTTCCAGAACATCAAGAACACCACCTCGACGTTCACCCTCACCGTCAACCCGTAG
- a CDS encoding glycoside hydrolase family 13 protein: protein MGQNSRHPSEQSDWWRDAAIYQVYPRSFADGNGDGTGDLAGVRSRLPYLAELGVDAIWFNPWYPSPMADGGYDVADYRDVDPLFGTLDEAEKLIDEALGLGIRTIVDIVPNHVSSEHPWFKEALAAAPGSPERELFHFRPGRGPAGELPPNDWVSEFGGCPWTRTTNPDGTPGDWYLHLFAVQQPDLNWAHPQVRHEHESILRFWFDRGAAGVRIDSAALLAKDPALPDFVKDVDPHPYADLEELHEIYRSWRAIADSYAGTRILIGEVWLPDAERFARYLRPDELHTAFNFDFLARPWDAEGLRASIDSTLALHAPVGAPATWVLCNHDVTRTVTRYGRRDTRFDFATKAFGTPTDLVLGLRRARAAALLSLALPGAVYLYQGEELGLPEVEDLPIERLQDPMHLRSGGTDPGRDGCRVPLPWAGTEAPYGFSPAGVEPWLPQPTDWAALTVEAQAAEPGSMLSLYRTALGVRRAEAGLRGDKFEWLAGDAGVLAFRRGTGFSCVVNLSPNPAPLPTGCAVLLASGPLTDGLLPADTAVWLRGA from the coding sequence GTGGGACAGAACTCCAGGCACCCGTCCGAGCAGTCGGACTGGTGGCGCGACGCGGCGATCTACCAGGTCTACCCGCGCAGCTTCGCCGACGGGAACGGCGACGGCACCGGAGACCTGGCCGGGGTCCGCTCCCGCCTCCCGTACCTCGCCGAACTCGGCGTCGACGCCATCTGGTTCAACCCGTGGTACCCGTCCCCGATGGCCGACGGCGGCTACGACGTGGCCGACTACCGCGACGTGGACCCGCTGTTCGGCACCCTGGACGAGGCCGAGAAGCTGATCGACGAGGCGCTGGGCCTCGGCATCCGCACCATCGTCGACATCGTCCCCAACCACGTCTCCTCCGAGCACCCGTGGTTCAAGGAGGCGCTGGCGGCGGCGCCGGGCAGCCCGGAGCGCGAGCTGTTCCACTTCCGGCCCGGCCGCGGCCCGGCCGGCGAACTGCCGCCCAACGACTGGGTGTCCGAGTTCGGCGGCTGCCCCTGGACCCGCACCACCAACCCCGATGGCACCCCCGGCGACTGGTACCTGCACCTGTTCGCCGTCCAGCAGCCGGACCTCAACTGGGCCCACCCGCAGGTCCGGCACGAGCACGAGTCGATCCTGCGGTTCTGGTTCGACCGCGGCGCGGCGGGGGTGCGGATCGACTCCGCGGCGCTGCTCGCCAAGGACCCGGCGCTGCCCGACTTCGTCAAGGACGTCGACCCGCACCCGTACGCCGACCTCGAGGAGCTGCACGAGATCTACCGCAGCTGGCGGGCGATCGCCGACTCCTACGCCGGCACCCGGATCCTGATCGGCGAGGTCTGGCTGCCCGACGCCGAGCGGTTCGCCCGCTACCTGCGCCCGGACGAGCTGCACACCGCCTTCAACTTCGACTTCCTCGCCCGGCCCTGGGACGCCGAGGGCCTGCGCGCCTCCATCGACTCCACGCTGGCCCTGCACGCCCCGGTCGGCGCCCCCGCCACCTGGGTGCTCTGCAACCACGACGTCACCCGGACGGTCACCCGGTACGGCCGCCGCGACACCCGCTTCGACTTCGCCACCAAGGCCTTCGGCACCCCCACCGACCTGGTGCTGGGCCTGCGCCGGGCCCGGGCGGCGGCGCTGCTCTCGCTGGCGCTGCCCGGCGCCGTCTACCTCTACCAGGGCGAGGAGCTCGGGCTGCCCGAGGTCGAGGACCTGCCGATCGAGCGGCTCCAGGACCCGATGCACCTGCGCTCCGGCGGCACCGACCCCGGCCGGGACGGCTGCCGGGTCCCGCTGCCGTGGGCCGGCACCGAGGCGCCGTACGGCTTCTCGCCGGCCGGCGTCGAGCCCTGGCTGCCGCAGCCGACCGACTGGGCGGCGCTCACCGTCGAGGCGCAGGCCGCCGAGCCCGGCTCGATGCTTTCGCTCTACCGCACCGCACTGGGCGTCCGGCGGGCCGAGGCCGGCCTGCGCGGCGACAAGTTCGAGTGGCTCGCGGGCGACGCCGGCGTCCTGGCCTTCCGCCGGGGCACCGGCTTCAGCTGTGTCGTCAACCTCTCCCCGAACCCGGCGCCGCTGCCCACCGGCTGCGCCGTCCTGCTGGCCAGCGGCCCGCTCACGGACGGTCTGCTCCCGGCGGACACCGCCGTCTGGCTGCGCGGGGCGTGA